A window of Chryseobacterium shandongense genomic DNA:
CCAAGTAAGATAGAATTTAGGGCAACAAAACCAGCCAATTAAATACATCTAATGCGCTGAATAATAAATTACTAAGTATTATGCATGCATAATATATTTTTTAATTATATTAGCGATTGAAACTTTAAGGCTTCAGGGCAATAAAAAATTAAAACAACATATGAAAATATTAGTTTGCATAAGTAGTGTTCCTGATACTACTTCAAAAATTAACTTTACGGCGGATAAATCCGCATTCGACAAAAACGGAATTCAGTGGGTAATCAATCCGCTTGATGAATTTGCATTAACAAAAGCAATTAAATTACAGGAATCTCAGGGAGCCACCGTAACGGTTCTTAACGTTGGGGATGCCACTACCGAGCCTGTTATAAGAAAGGCACTGGCTATCGGTGCAAATGATGCGGTAAGAGTAAATCTTGATCCTAAAGACAGCTTCTCAACGGCTAAAGAAATCGCTGCCGTAGCTCAGAATGGAGGTTATGACCTAATCCTTTGCGGTAAAGAATCGATCGATTACAATGGGGGTTCTGTTCCGGGGATGCTTGCTCAATTATTAAACCAACCTTTCGTAAACGCTTCTGTAGGTCTTGATGTGAATGGAAGCGACGCAACTGCTGTAAGAGAAATTGAAGGAGGTAAAGAAACGATTTCCGTAAAGTTACCTGCCGTAATTGCAGGACAGAAAGGATTGGTAGATGAAAAAGATTTGATTATCCCGAATATGAGAGGAATTATGTCGGCAAGAACAAAACCGTTACAGGTAGTTGAACCAACTTCTTCAGAAGTAAAAGTTCAGGGTGTTTCTTTCGATAGCGTGCCGCCAAGAGCTGCCGTAAAAATGGTATCTCCTGATAATCTTGATGAGTTGGTAAGATTACTTCACGAAGAAGCGAAAGTGATCTAAGAAAAACCAAATAAAAGTAAAAAGGTTCAGGAAAATTGA
This region includes:
- a CDS encoding electron transfer flavoprotein subunit beta/FixA family protein, which translates into the protein MKILVCISSVPDTTSKINFTADKSAFDKNGIQWVINPLDEFALTKAIKLQESQGATVTVLNVGDATTEPVIRKALAIGANDAVRVNLDPKDSFSTAKEIAAVAQNGGYDLILCGKESIDYNGGSVPGMLAQLLNQPFVNASVGLDVNGSDATAVREIEGGKETISVKLPAVIAGQKGLVDEKDLIIPNMRGIMSARTKPLQVVEPTSSEVKVQGVSFDSVPPRAAVKMVSPDNLDELVRLLHEEAKVI